A stretch of DNA from Acidimicrobiia bacterium:
ACGAGGCGCACCCGGGCCCCGGCCCGAACCAGAAGTTCTCGTCCGCGGTCGAGGCCGTGCAGTCACTGTCCGGTGCGGCGATCGGCACGAGTCCGGACGCCGACGGCGCGCCGGCGGTGCTGTTCCACGGCACCGCGGACCCGCTCGTGCCGTACTCGTGGGCGAAGGCGACGGTGAAGGAAGCGCATCAGGCCGGGCTCGTCGCGAAGCTCGTCACCTTCACCGGCGACGGGCACGTTCCGTACTTGAAGCACCGCGACGAGATCGTCGACAAGACGACGACCTTCTTCTACCAACACCTCGACCTCGCGCACGCGGCGCGATAGCTACTCGACTCCGCGTCGCACCACCTGCTCGAAGCGCGCGAACACGGCCGCGTCGCCCGTGCTCGTGATCGCGTCGCTGCGTGGATCGCGACCGAAGAGCCACGTCTCGAGCTCGGGTGCGGGTCCGCGCACGGTGAACGCGCTCGCGGGAGTCGAACCGTCGCGCACCACGACGACGTCTTCGTCGTAGTGCTTGCCGGTGCTCGGGCTCGTCGCCTCGTAGTGGACGAGCTCGAACGGGAGCGACGCGCCGGTGTCGGTGGTCTCGATCGCGCCGAAGAGGCCGGTCGCCTCGGCCGGCGCCCAGTCGGGGAGCCAACCGAACTGGTAACGGACGAGCGCGTCGATGCCGTCGGTTGCGAGCGCGGCGTCGATCGGCGTTCGCTCGCCGAGCACGATCTCCGCGTCGACGCGATGGATCGCGGCTTCGGTCGCCTGCCACCGAGCGACGAAGCCGGCGGTCTGGATCGGCGACCACATCCACACGGCCACGTCGTCCGGGGCTTGTTCGAGCGCGTCGAGCAGTGCGTTCGTGGCCTCGTCGAAGAGCGCGAGCGCGGCCGAGGGCGCGGTCGGCCGGTCGGGCTTCTGCGCCTCGGCGGCCTCGTAGTTGTCGAGCCGGTCGCGCACGATCGTCGCCCAGAACATCTGGACCTCGGTCAGGTGCCACAACAGGTCGGCCGCGTCCCACTCCGGACACGACGCAACGCGCGCACTCGGATCGACTCGTGCGAGACAGCTCGCGAAGCGCGTCGACTCGTTGCGAATGGGGCCGAGGTAGTCGAGGTCGGAAGCCATGCCGGCCACGGTATCGCCGGGGTGTGACACCGAACCGGTGGCGCGCAGGCCCGACCGATGAGTTCCGCGCCGCCCGCGGGTCGAACTGCACGACCGAGCGATTCGAGCCAGGAGCCTGCGATGCCGCACCGTGATCTCGCCCCCGTCGGCGCACCCGTCTGGGTCGATCTGATGACCAGCGATCCGGATGCGAGCCGCGCGTTCTACGGCGAGCTGTTCGGCTGGACGTCGGAATCGGCGCCCGAGGAGTTCGGTGGCTACGTCAACTTCGCGAAGGAGGACGTGCCGGTCGCCGGGTGCATGAAGAACAGCGGTGAAGCGCCGTACGACCTGTGGTCGGTGTACCTCGCGTCGGCCGACGCGCAGGCCACGTTCGACGCCGCGACGAAGCGCGGCGGTGCCGTCGAGTTGGCGCCGATGCCGGTCGGCGACCTCGGGGTGATGGCGTTCGTGCTGGACCCGGGCCAGGGCCGCGTCGGCATCTGGCAGCCGGGCGAGCACAAGGGGTTCGGTACCTACGACGAGCCGGGCACGCCGGGATGGTTCGAGCTGCACACGCGCACCTACGACGCGACCGTCGCGTTCTACCGCGACGTGTTCCACTGGGACGCGCACACGATGAGCGACACGCCGGAGTTCCGGTACACGACGTACGGCGAGAACGAGGGCGCGCTCGCGGGGATCATGGACGCGACGAACTTCGGTCCGCCGGCCGAGACGCCGGGTTG
This window harbors:
- a CDS encoding maleylpyruvate isomerase family mycothiol-dependent enzyme produces the protein MASDLDYLGPIRNESTRFASCLARVDPSARVASCPEWDAADLLWHLTEVQMFWATIVRDRLDNYEAAEAQKPDRPTAPSAALALFDEATNALLDALEQAPDDVAVWMWSPIQTAGFVARWQATEAAIHRVDAEIVLGERTPIDAALATDGIDALVRYQFGWLPDWAPAEATGLFGAIETTDTGASLPFELVHYEATSPSTGKHYDEDVVVVRDGSTPASAFTVRGPAPELETWLFGRDPRSDAITSTGDAAVFARFEQVVRRGVE
- a CDS encoding VOC family protein; amino-acid sequence: MPHRDLAPVGAPVWVDLMTSDPDASRAFYGELFGWTSESAPEEFGGYVNFAKEDVPVAGCMKNSGEAPYDLWSVYLASADAQATFDAATKRGGAVELAPMPVGDLGVMAFVLDPGQGRVGIWQPGEHKGFGTYDEPGTPGWFELHTRTYDATVAFYRDVFHWDAHTMSDTPEFRYTTYGENEGALAGIMDATNFGPPAETPGWSVYFRVENADSALARTVELGGKVVLPAEDTPYGRLAVASDVTGAGFKLVGRS